A region from the Rhodamnia argentea isolate NSW1041297 chromosome 7, ASM2092103v1, whole genome shotgun sequence genome encodes:
- the LOC115740995 gene encoding receptor-like protein EIX2 — MGRFCFQVLALVTLLLILDDLPVCFCRNSTSMCVEHERKALLQLRQILSDPHGSLSSWKGEDCCRWKGVTCDRLYAHVIELQLLPEVARVDYGYVLPDRILSVAGKLNSSLLNLRYLKCLDLSGINFEGERIPAFLGSMKQLRYLDLSFGNFHGTVPQELGNLTKLEVLDLHDYYGNLVVDDTRWISHLQSLNYLDMSFLKIARARDLMHMIGMLPSLSHLSLSVCGLLNYHLSANSTSLVHLQYLDLSYNFLKGPIANVVFQNMTSLQHLDLSGNSFGSSIPMWFDKLPSLVHLNLEYNLFHSIEGGLFSFLKSKKYLKSLYLGYNQLGGEISTSQGNSSMVIANSLVGTLDLSHNQLNGTIPSSLGELSSLAWLDLSCNQFSGHIPASLGHLRALQELHLSSNHLSGTIPDDFGKLSHLSVLSLYINSLGGVISEIHFSNLTRLKYLHISANNNLTFKAEHGWIPPFQLNFIRMDSCKFRNTFPLWMRTQVEVQVISLSNASIFGALPKWFGNMTFREFNLSHNQITGPLPSMSSECSVLDLSHNFISGPLPTNISGMNLAFLYLNDNHINGTLPSSLCEGGFFNLNLGNNSLSGSIPNCWEGFRLFHLTLSFNNLSGVIPSSIGSSHQLSTLHLNGNHLNGELPLNLSHCTTLIVLDLGENNFSGSIPTWLSKSFDLLMILRLRENSFTGSIPSQLCSLPRLQILDLAANNLTGTIPRCLGYMKGMKYFNRDNIPEFVAPSPIYIGSSPSASPLPAIANPFFDSNQEHVVEIMKGRHNEYTKIDLLLAVNLDLSSNHLNGLIPEEFAFLSGLHGLNLSHNLLSGGIPIGIGDMKSLESLDLSSNLLSGMIPQGISALTYLAYLNLSHNNFIGPIPRGKQIQTLNDPSIYADNPLLCGDPLQKKCPYAEAPQAWEEDNIEEGKLEKVMFYLVIMLGFATGFWGVVGGLVYKKNWRHAYFNYADRKIDMAYVIVAVKVAELRRRLRRA, encoded by the coding sequence ATGGGGAGATTTTGTTTCCAAGTGCTTGCCCTAGTAACCCTATTGCTTATTTTGGATGACTTGCCTGTATGCTTCTGCAGAAATTCCACATCCATGTGCGTAGAGCATGAAAGAAAGGCTCTACTCCAGCTTAGACAAATCCTCTCAGATCCACACGGATCGCTTTCTTCTTGGAAAGGCGAAGATTGTTGCAGATGGAAAGGAGTCACTTGTGATAGATTATATGCTCATGTCATCGAGCTTCAATTATTACCTGAAGTTGCAAGAGTCGATTATGGTTATGTTCTCCCCGACAGGATCCTCTCCGTAGCTGGTAAGTTGAACTCTTCTTTGCTCAACTTGAGATACTTGAAATGCTTGGACTTAAGTGGGATCAATTTCGAGGGGGAACGGATCCCAGCATTTCTCGGATCGATGAAACAATTGAGGTACCTCGATTTGTCATTTGGTAACTTCCATGGAACGGTTCCTCAAGAATTGGGAAACCTCACAAAATTGGAAGTCCTTGATCTTCATGATTATTATGGAAATTTGGTTGTTGACGATACCCGATGGATTTCTCATCTTCAGTCACTAAATTATCTCGACATGAGTTTCTTAAAGATTGCCAGAGCAAGAGACCTCATGCATATGATTGGCATGCTCCCATCCTTATCACATTTGAGCTTATCAGTTTGCGGACTTCTCAATTATCATCTTTCGGCCAATTCCACTTCTCTTGTTCATCTTCAATATCTTGATCTTTCATATAATTTTCTCAAAGGTCCCATCGCAAATGTTGTATTCCAAAACATGACTTCTCTTCAACATCTTGATCTTTCGGGGAACTCTTTCGGCTCTTCGATTCCCATGTGGTTTGACAAGCTTCCAAGCCTTGTTCATCTCAATCTTGAGTATAATCTTTTTCACAGCATTGAGGGAGGCTTATTCTCATTCTTGAAGAGTAAGAAGTACCTCAAATCATTGTATTTGGGTTATAACCAACTCGGTGGAGAGATCTCGACGTCCCAGGGGAACTCATCAATGGTCATCGCTAATAGCTTAGTGGGAACACTTGATCTTTCACATAATCAATTGAATGGGACCATTCCATCATCATTAGGTGAGTTGTCATCATTGGCATGGTTAGATCTTTCTTGCAATCAATTCTCGGGGCATATTCCTGCCTCATTAGGGCATCTGCGGGCTTTACAAGAGTTGCATCTTAGCAGTAATCATTTGAGCGGTACTATACCTGATGATTTTGGGAAACTTTCCCATCTTTCGGTTCTTTCTCTCTATATCAATTCTCTGGGAGGAGTGATTtcggaaattcatttttctaatttgacGAGGCTAAAGTATTTGCATATTAGTGCCAATAATAACTTGACTTTTAAGGCAGAACATGGCTGGATACCACCTTTTCAACTTAACTTCATTCGGATGGATTCCTGTAAATTCAGAAATACATTTCCCCTGTGGATGCGGACACAAGTGGAAGTTCAGGTTATATCTCTCTCAAATGCATCAATATTTGGGGCTCTACCTAAATGGTTTGGCAACATGACATTCAGGGAGTTCAATCTCTCGCACAATCAAATTACCGGACCCTTGCCAAGCATGTCTTCTGAGTGTTCCGTGTTAGatctctcccacaacttcaTCTCTGGACCTCTTCCAACCAATATTAGTGGGATGAACCTGGCATTTCTATACCTCAATGATAACCATATCAATGGCACTTTGCCATCATCCTTATGTGAAGGGGGGTTCTTCAATTTGAATCTTGGCAATAATTCGCTATCTGGCAGTATTCCCAACTGTTGGGAGGGTTTTCGCTTGTTTCACTTGACATTGTCGTTCAATAATTTATCCGGAGTAATTCCAAGCTCAATTGGATCCTCACATCAACTTTCAACCCTACACTTGAATGGAAATCATCTCAATGGGGAGCTTCCTCTAAATTTGAGCCACTGCACAACTCTAATAGTCTTAGACCTTGGAGAGAATAACTTCTCCGGAAGCATCCCGACATGGCTAAGCAAAAGCTTTGATTTGTTGATGATCCTAAGGCTAAGAGAGAACAGTTTTACTGGCAGCATCCCTTCGCAACTCTGCTCGCTCCCAAGATTGCAAATACTGGATTTGGCAGCAAACAATTTGACAGGAACTATCCCACGGTGTCTTGGCTATATGAAAGGCATGAAATACTTCAATCGAGACAATATACCTGAATTTGTGGCCCCCTCTCCTATCTATATCGGGTCATCTCCATCTGCATCTCCATTGCCGGCAATAGCGAATCCTTTTTTCGATTCGAATCAAGAGCATGTGGTTGAGATCATGAAGGGAAGACACAATGAATACACTAAAATTGACTTGCTACTTGCGGTCAATTTGGATCTCTCGAGCAACCACTTGAATGGGTTGATCCCCGAAGAATTCGCTTTCCTCTCGGGATTGCATGGTTTGAACTTGTCGCACAACCTTCTCTCCGGAGGCATTCCTATTGGCATTGGGGATATGAAGTCACTCGAGTCTCTTGATCTTTCCAGCAATCTCCTCTCAGGAATGATTCCGCAGGGCATTTCAGCATTGACATATCTAGCGTACCTCAACCTGTCGCACAACAACTTCATCGGGCCAATTCCGAGAGGAAAGCAAATCCAGACACTTAATGATCCTTCCATTTATGCCGACAATCCTCTACTTTGTGGCGATCCTCTACAAAAGAAATGCCCCTATGCAGAGGCTCCTCAAGCGTGGGAAGAAGATAACATTGAAGAGGGTAAGCTTGAGAAGGTAATGTTCTACTTAGTCATAATGCTTGGGTTTGCAACAGGGTTTTGGGGAGTCGTTGGCGGTTTGGTCTACaagaagaattggagacatGCGTACTTCAACTATGCGGATCGTAAAATAGACATGGCGTACGTGATTGTTGCAGTGAAGGTAGCCGAGTTGAGGAGGAGACTGAGAAGAGCGTAA
- the LOC115744344 gene encoding uncharacterized protein LOC115744344 translates to MVSQRQRLARKKYKEAHPELFPKPEPTPPKNPTKTKKKLNKFKRKRPDPNDPRRPTKKTLKKHPLRVPGLMPGQGCFICKAQDHIAKLCPEKFQWEKNKICLLCRRRGHSLKSCPEKNDESVDRKLCYNCGDSGHSLANCPQPLKDGGTKFASCFICKEQGHLSKNCPQNAHGIYPKGGCCKICGGVTHLAKDCPEKGKRGFGTGGRLAETEEAPRPQVTKFISGDDLDDDFTMDETLAKKDKSSAGANAASGMAVHDECKLKFMELKAKRNYRFIIFKIENQQVVVEKVGSPEETYEDFTASFPADECRYSVFDFDFITDENCQKSKIFFVAWAPDTAKIRSKMVYASSKDRFKRELDGIQVELQATDPSEMSFDIIKARAL, encoded by the exons ATGGTGAGCCAAAGACAGAGACTCGCTCGCAAGAAGTACAAAGAAGCACACCCTGAGCTGTTCCCCAAGCCAGAGCCAACCCCACCCAAAAACccgacgaagacgaagaagaagttgAACAAATTCAAGCGCAAGAGACCAGATCCCAATGACCCCAGAAGACCCACCAAGAAAACACTCAAGAAGCACCCGCTTAGAGTTCCTGGATTAATGCCTGGTCAGGGCTGTTTTATTTGCAAAGCCCAGGACCATATTGCCAAGCTCTGCCCTGAGAAATTTCAGTGGGAGAAGAATAAg ATATGTTTGCTTTGCCGGCGGCGGGGTCATAGTCTCAAAAGCTGCCCGGAGAAGAACGACGAGTCTGTTGATAGGAAGTTGTGTTATAATTGCGGGGATTCGGGGCATTCTCTTGCAAATTGTCCTCAACCTCTTAAAGATG GAGGAACTAAGTTCGCCAGCTGCTTTATTTGTAAAGAGCAGGGTCACTTGAGCAAAAACTGCCCTCAAAATGCTCATGGAATTTATCCAAAG GGTGGTTGCTGCAAAATCTGCGGTGGTGTGACACATTTGGCCAAGGATTGCcctgaaaagggaaaaagaggtTTCGGAACTGGTGGCAGAT TAGCTGAAACAGAAGAGGCACCGAGACCTCAAGTTACCAAATTCATTAGTGGGGACGATCTTGATGATGACTTTACGATGGATGAAACACTTGCTAAGAAGGACAAGTCTAGTGCAGGT GCGAACGCGGCTTCTGGAATGGCTGTCCACGACGAGTGCAAGCTGAAATTCATGGAGCTGAAAGCGAAGAGGAATTACcgattcatcatcttcaagatTGAGAACCAGCAGGTGGTGGTAGAGAAGGTCGGGAGTCCGGAGGAAACTTACGAGGATTTCACCGCCTCTTTTCCGGCTGATGAGTGCCGCTATTCGGTGTTCGACTTTGACTTCATCACCGACGAGAATTGCCAGAAAAGCAAGATCTTCTTCGTTGCATG GGCACCTGATACCGCGAAGATAAGGAGTAAGATGGTGTACGCCAGCTCCAAGGACAGATTCAAGAGGGAACTGGACGGCATTCAAGTGGAGTTGCAAGCCACGGACCCGAGCGAAATGAGCTTCGACATCATCAAAGCCCGAGCACTCTAG
- the LOC115742349 gene encoding tubulin beta-1 chain, whose translation MREILHIQGGQCGNQIGAKFWEVVCAEHGIDSTGRYQGNNDLQLERVNVYYNEASCGRFVPRAVLMDLEPGTMDSVRSGPYGQIFRPDNFVFGQSGAGNNWAKGHYTEGAELIDSVLDVVRKEAENCDCLQGFQVCHSLGGGTGSGMGTLLISKIREEYPDRMMLTFSVFPSPKVSDTVVEPYNATLSVHQLVENADECMVLDNEALYDICFRTLKLTTPSFGDLNHLISATMSGVTCCLRFPGQLNSDLRKLAVNLIPFPRLHFFMVGFAPLTSRGSQQYRALTVPELTQQMWDAKNMMCAADPRHGRYLTASAMFRGKMSTKEVDEQMINVQNKNSSYFVEWIPNNVKSTVCDIPPTGLKMASTFIGNSTSIQEMFRRVSEQFTAMFRRKAFLHWYTGEGMDEMEFTEAESNMNDLVSEYQQYQDATADEEGYDYEDEEEIQEEA comes from the exons ATGCGTGAAATCCTCCACATCCAAGGTGGCCAGTGCGGCAACCAGATCGGAGCCAAGTTCTGGGAGGTCGTCTGCGCCGAGCACGGCATCGACTCGACCGGCCGCTACCAGGGCAACAACGACTTGCAGCTCGAGCGGGTCAATGTCTACTACAACGAGGCGAGCTGCGGACGCTTCGTGCCGCGCGCCGTGCTCATGGATCTGGAGCCTGGGACCATGGACAGCGTCAGATCTGGACCGTACGGGCAGATCTTCCGGCCGGACAACTTCGTGTTCGGCCAGTCCGGCGCCGGGAACAACTGGGCCAAGGGTCACTACACCGAGGGAGCTGAGTTGATAGACTCGGTGCTCGACGTTGTGAGGAAAGAGGCCGAGAACTGCGACTGCTTGCAAG GTTTCCAGGTTTGCCACTCTCTGGGTGGTGGAACTGGATCTGGCATGGGAACACTCCTCATCTCCAAGATCCGTGAAGAATATCCTGATAGAATGATGCTTACTTTCTCTGTGTTCCCCTCCCCTAAGGTGTCCGACACAGTCGTTGAGCCCTACAATGCAACTCTTTCTGTTCATCAGCTTGTTGAGAATGCAGATGAGTGCATGGTTTTGGACAATGAGGCACTCTATGATATTTGCTTCCGGACTTTGAAGCTCACTACACCTAGCT TTGGAGACTTGAATCACCTCATATCTGCGACCATGAGTGGAGTCACATGCTGCTTGCGTTTCCCTGGCCAACTTAACTCTGACCTCCGCAAGCTTGCCGTCAATCTCATCCCATTCCCACGTTTGCACTTCTTCATGGTTGGGTTTGCTCCGCTCACATCTCGTGGGTCCCAACAGTACCGAGCGCTCACTGTTCCCGAGCTCACTCAGCAAATGTGGGATGCGAAAAACATGATGTGTGCGGCAGATCCACGCCATGGCCGTTATCTCACTGCCTCAGCGATGTTCCGTGGCAAGATGAGCACCAAGGAAGTAGACGAACAGATGATTAATGTGCAGAACAAGAACTCGTCCTACTTTGTGGAGTGGATACCAAACAATGTTAAGTCGACCGTGTGCGACATTCCTCCAACTGGTCTGAAGATGGCATCCACTTTCATTGGAAATTCCACCTCCATTCAGGAAATGTTCCGCCGGGTGAGCGAGCAGTTCACTGCCATGTTCCGTAGGAAAGCTTTCTTGCACTGGTACACTGGCGAAGGCATGGACGAGATGGAGTTCACCGAGGCTGAGAGTAACATGAACGATCTTGTCTCCGAGTACCAGCAGTACCAGGACGCGACGGCTGATGAGGAGGGCTATGACTACGAGGACGAGGAAGAAATTCAGGAAGAAGCATAA